The sequence below is a genomic window from Streptomyces sp. NBC_00289.
GGTGTACGTCACGGCGGCCGCCGTGAGCGCCACGGTGGCGGGCGTGCCGCCCGCCTGCTGCTTCTTCGCCTTCTTCGCCATCCGGCCTGTTCCCCAGAAGTGAGACCGCGTCCGCCCGGACCGTGCCGGTCCGGACGCGGTGTCGGTTGCGACGTGCGGTCGGTGCGTGTGTCAGTTGAGACTGGTCGGGCCGCGCGTCAGCTCCGACGCGGGCAACGACGGCAGGTTACGGATGATCGCGGTCTCCGCGCGAAGGAGTTTCAGTTCGTCGCGCAGTCGGGAGGCGGTGTCGGGGGCCTGGAGGAGGCGTTGCTTGGTCGGGGTGTCCAGCATCATCGCGGCGGCCACCAGGTAGGACACGACGGAGGGGTCGTCCGGCAAATCGGCGCCCGTGGAGAGCGAGCGCTCCCGCGCCCCGGCCAGCCGCTTCTGGTACTGGCGGAAGGCGCGCAGCACCCCTTCCGCCAGGGCGCCGGCCTCGTCGCCGGGGTCCTCCGGCAGCTCCTCCAGCTCGGCCGTCAGGAAGGGGCCCGACGCGTCGACCGACACCAGCCGCACCCGGGTCGTGCCGGTCGCCAGTACCTCGAAGCTGCCGTCGGCCCGCTCGCGGATCGTGGCGGCGTCCGCGACGCAGCCGATCGCCGAGAACGCCTTGAGCGGGTCCGTGCCGAAGCCGGCCGCGGGCCCGCGCTCCGGCACCGCCGTCGGGTCGGGCAGGCCGGGCGCGCTCCGGGCCACCTCGTGGCCGTCGCGGATCGCCACGACGGCGAACCGGCGCGGTTCGTCCTCGGGGGTCTTGATCAGTTCGCGCATCATGGCGCGGTAGCGCTCCTCGAAGATGTTCAGAGGAAGCACGAGCCCCGGGAACAGAACCGAGTTCAGGGGGAAGAGCGGGAGCCGGACACTGGTCACGGCGCCAAAGCCTAGTGGTCGCCGGAGTGGGCGCGTCCGCCGCGCCCACTCCGTGGATGGCCCGGCGGTTGCGCGAGGCGTGCCGTGTGGATGTCGTCGCGCACGGTGAGGAACTCGCTCAGCGGGTCGTCCGACAGCCGGTTCCAGGGGAAGGACGTGGCGTACGGCCCGATCAGGCGCAGCTGATCGAGGGCGTCCTCCCGGCGGTCGAGTCGTATGAGGACGTACAGCAGCTTGTTGCGGATCTCGGCCGGCCAGGGGTCGGCCGCCGGAAGCCGGAAGGAGAGCGAGATCGCCCGGTCGGCCGCCGCGTCCAGCCGCTCGCGCGGCACCCCGGGGACGACGCCGTCGGTCAGACAGCCGAACGCGGCCCGGGCCGGCAGCGCCTGGACGAGTGAGTCGGCCGAGGCGTCCTGCGCGGCCCGCTCGGCGAAGTCGAAGCACTCGCCGTGCGCGTCGTGCCAGCCGGCGGCCAGGTACCGCAGGGCCGCCACATGGCAGCCGTAGTGGTGCGGGGCGCGGCGGATCGCCGCCGCCCACAGCTCCTCGAAGTACTTGTGCCCCGCCTTCGTGCCGCGCGCGTGGTCCAGGGCGATCCGCCACGGCACCGGATCGCGGACCTCGCCGTGCCCGGCGGCTGTGATCAGCGGGCTCACCTCGCGCAGCAGCTCGGCCCGGGCCGGGGACAGCCACGCGCGGTCCACCGCGAGCTGGGCGGTGACCAGCAGGGTGTCCGGGTCGTTCGGAGCGGTCGCGCGCCAGTTCTCCAGCCACTCGCCGCGCGAGGCGGCGAAGGCCGCCAGCCGCCGTACGTAGCGGTCGCGGTGCTCCCACTCGGCGCCCTCGCGGGTGGCGGCGAGCAGGGCGGCCGCGGGTGTGTGGTCGCCGCGGGCGGCGGCCACCAGGGCGGGTCCGAGGCGGTCGTCCGGCGCGTCGAGCAGGACCTCGTCGTCGCCGGTCAGCCCGGTGGCGAGGTGCGGTGGGGGGCGGTACATCCGGGCCGTGCGGATGAAGGGGGGCAGCAGAGCCATGGTGTTGACCATTGAAAGACCGCAGGTCAGGTACGCGCCAGCCGCTGAGGGCAAACCGCGAAAAGTTGTACGCGGTCCGGTCAAGGGACGGTAAAAGATGATGATTGTTCAACTAAAACTGGTCGACGGGTCGACCGGCGTCCCCGTCGCGGTCAGTTGCGTCGCAGCAGCCTCGTCGCCCCCGCGGCCACCGTCGTCGCCAGGATCCAGCCCAGCAGGACCAGCGCGGCGGCCAGCCACTGCCAGCCGCCGCGCAGCTGCCAGGAACCCGCCTGGCCGAAGTCGATGACCGGCAGCAGCAGGTCCAGAGCGAACAGGGCCGGGTTCCACACCGGGTGCGCGCCGCCGCTCGCCGGAGGAGCGCCCGCGTGGGCGAAGGCGAGCGAGCCCGCCGCCCACAGCACCGCCATCCACACGGCGGCCCGGCCCGGCCGGTATCCGTAGGCGACCGTCCAGTCCTGCACGTATCCCCAGAGCTTGGCGGCGAGCGGCAGGCTCTCGCGGCGGCGGCGCTGCTTGGCCAGGAGCACCTCGCGCGCGTCCTCGTCCTCGCCGCCGGTCCGCAGCACCGCCGCCAGCCGCTCGTACGGCTCCGGGTTGTACTCGGCGGTCGCCGCCGCCACCCACTCCACCCGCTCCGTCAACGGGAACGGGCCCTGCGGCACGAGGTTCTCGTAGCCGAAGCCGCCCATGTGCAGATTGCCGGGGCCCGGCCAGGCGCTCGCCCGGTCGACGAGGTTGACGACCCGCGCGCCCGACAGGACCACCTTGCCGCGCCGCGGCCGCTCCCCGAGGAAGCGCAGCTCGGGCACCTGGACGCGGCGCAGCGACAGCTCCTGGTCGTCGGTGAAGATGAACCGGGCCCGCTCGAGGTCGAGCGCGTCCCCGAACCGCCCGTCGTCCAGTCGCACCCCGCCCCGGCACTCGAACCGCTGGATCCGCGTCCCGCGCGCGGGGGTCGCCCCGCTCAGCATCGAGGCGCCGACGCCCGCCGGGGTCAGATACAGCGTGCGCCCGACGGTCAGCTGCGGGGCGTTCAGGGCGAGCGGGCCGTACGGGTTGGACAGCCGGGCGCCGCGCAGGCTCAGCGAGACGCCGATCTTGGCGCTGCGCAGGCTCAGCTCGCCCTCCGACTCGAGGAGCTCGGCCTGCAGGTCCTGGCCCACGGTGATGCCGTCCGCGGCGATCGAGCGGCCGCTGCGGTCGCGGTGGACGATCGCCTGGTTCATCAGCAGATCCGTACCGATGTGCGCGTCGGTGAGTCGTACGCCGTTGTGGAAGCGGCAGCGCGGCAGGTGCAGGTCGCCCTCGGTGTGGACCCGGGCAGCCTCCAGGCGCGGGACCGAGCAGTCCACCAGCCGCGCGGTCGTGAAGTGGGCCTCGGGCACCAGCACCTCCCGCTCGAACCGGCAGCCGCGCATCTCGACGTACGGCACCACCGTGCCGCCCGCGAGGTCCAGGACACCGCTGATCTGCACGCCGGCCAGCTTCAGGGAGGACACCCGGCCGGCGAGCGCGGGCGGGCCGTCCAGGAGCAGCCAGCACACGATGCGGGCCCGCACGGTCCGCTCGACGCCCCAGGGATGCCCGCCGTGCGGATCGTCGACGACCGTGTCCCCGCTGCTCAGGTCGTACACGCTGCCGTTGCGGAAGGCCTGCCACATGCCGGCCTCGGCGGCGGTCAGTTCGTTCGGCAGGTCCCCGCCGCGGATGCCGGCCCCCTCGTTCACCGCTCTCCCGTCCCCCTCGTGCGCCCATCGCCTCGCACAGGCGTTCATGCCCGCGGAGTGACGCCCGGAACACTAGAAGTGAAGAGGATCCTCCCGGTTCTGTATCAGCCATTGATACGCGCGAACGACGCCCGATCCCGGTCTGAGAGAATTGACCACGTGATCTCCCGAATCGATCTGCGCGGCGACGCCCTCCCCGAGGGCCCCGCCCTGCGCGACCTGCTGCCCCGAGCCGACTTCGACGTCGCGGCCGCCCTGGAGAAGGTGCGCCCGATCTGCGAGGCCGTGCATCATCGGGGCGACGCGGCGCTGATCGACTTCGCCGAGAAGTTCGACGGCGTACGCCTGGAGTCGGTACGGGTTCCGGCGCGGGCGATCGCGGACGCGCTGGAGGCACTCGACCCGGCCGTGCGCGCGGCCCTGGAGGAGTCCATCCGCCGCGCCCGTCTGGTCCACCGCGAGCAGCGCCGTACGGGCCACACCACGCAGGTCGTGCCCGGCGGTTCGGTGACCGAGAAGTGGGTGCCGGTCGAGCGGGTCGGGCTGTACGCCCCCGGCGGCCGGTCCGTCTACCCGTCGTCCGTGATCATGAACGTGGTGCCGGCGCAGGAGGCCGGCGTCGGGTCGATCGCGCTCGCCTCCCCGGCGCAGGCCGACTTCGGCGGTCTGCCGCACCCGACGATCCTCGCCGCGTGCGCGCTGCTCGGCGTCGACGAGGTGTACGCGGCCGGTGGCGCGACCGCCGTCGCGATGTTCGCGTACGGCACCGAGTCCTGCCCGCCCGCCAACATGGTCACCGGCCCCGGCAACATCTGGGTCGCCGCCGCCAAGCGCTACTTCACCGGCAAGATCGGCATCGACGCCGAGGCCGGCCCGACCGAGATCGCGGTCCTCGCCGACGACAGCGCCGACCCGGTGCACGTCGCCGCCGACCTGATCAGCCAGGCCGAGCACGACCCGCTGGCGGCCGCCGTGCTCGTCACCGACTCCCTCGCGCTCGCGGAAGCGGTCGAGAAGGAGCTGGAGCCGCAGGTCGCGGCCACCAAGCACATCGACGACCGGATCGTGCCCGCGCTGAAGGGCCGGCAGTCCGCCATCGTCCTGGTCGACGGCGTCGACGAGGGGCTCCGGGTGGTCGACGCGTACGGCGCCGAGCACCTGGAGATCCAGACGGCCGACGCGGCCGCCGTGGCGGACCGGGTGAAGAACGCCGGCGCGATCTTCATCGGCCCCTGGGCGCCGGTCTCGCTCGGCGACTACGCGGCCGGCTCCAACCACGTCCTGCCCACCGGCGGCTGTGCCTGCCACTCCTCCGGCCTGTCCGTCCAGTCCTTCCTGCGCGGCATCCACATCGTCGACTACACGCGGGACGCGCTGGCCGAGGTCGCGCACCACGTGGTGACGCTGGCGGAGGCGGAGGACCTGCCGGCCCACGGGGCGGCGATCAAGGCCAGGTTCGGGTGGAAGGTACCGGCGAGCAAGTGAACTTCGGAATCGACGATCTCCCCGTACGGGACGAGCTGCGCGGCAAGTCCCCCTACGGCGCGCCCCAGTTGGACGTCCCCGTACGGCTGAACACCAACGAGAACCCGTACCCGCTGCCCGAGGCGCTGGTCGAGCGGATCACCGAGCGGGTGCGCGAGGCGGCCCGCAACCTCAACCGCTACCCCGACCGGGACGCGGTGGAGCTGCGCACCCAGCTCGCCAGGTACCTGACGGACACCTCCGGTCACGAGGTAGGGCTCGCGAACCTCTGGGCGGCCAACGGCTCCAACGAGGTCATCCAGCAGCTGCTGCAGACCTTCGGCGGACCGGGCCGTACGGCGATCGGCTTCGAGCCGTCGTACTCGATGCACGGTCTCATCGCGCGCGGCACGGGCACCGGGTGGATCTCCGGCCCGCGCAACGAGGACTTCACCATCGATCTCGCGGCGGCCGAGAAGGCCGTCGCCGAGCACGGGCCGGACGTCGTCTTCGTCACGACCCCCAACAACCCCACCGGCACCGCGGTCCCGCCCGAGACGGTGATCGCGCTGTACGAGGCCGCGCAGGCCGCCAAGCCGTCGATGGTGGTGGTCGACGAGGCCTACGTCGAGTTCAGCCACGGCGACTCGTTGCTGCCGCTGATCGAGGGGCGGCCGAACCTGGTCGTCTCCCGGACCATGTCGAAGGCCTTCGGCGCGGCCGGTCTGCGCCTCGGCTACCTCGCCGCGCACCCTGCGGTGGTGGACGCGGTGCAGCTGGTACGGCTGCCGTACCACCTCTCGGCGGTCACCCAGGCGACCGCCCTGGCCGCCCTGGAGCACACCGGCACCCTGCTCGGGTACGTCGAGCAGCTGAAGTCCGAGCGGGACCGGCTGGTCACCGAACTGGTGGCGATGGGCTACGAGGTGACCGCCTCCGACGCGAACTTCGTGCAGTTCGGGCGGTTCGACGACGCCCACGAGGTGTGGCAGCAGATCCTCGACCGGGGCGTCCTGGTCCGGGACAACGGCGTACCGGGCCGACTGCGCGTCACCGCCGGGACCCCGGCCGAGAACGACGCGTTCCTCGACGCGGTCCGTGAACTGGTGAGTTACGTGGGGGGCACCCCCACACCCCCGAAGGAGCAGAGCGCATGACCCGCGAAGGACGCGTCGGCAGAGTCGAGCGCACCACCAAGGAGACATCGGTCGTCGTCGAGATCGACCTCGACGGCACCGGCCAGGTCGATGTGGCGACCGGCGTCGGCTTCTACGACCACATGCTCGACCAGCTCGGCCGGCACGGTCTGTTCGACCTCACCGTGAAGACCGAGGGCGACCTGCACATCGACTCCCACCACACCATCGAGGACACCGCCCTCGCGCTCGGCGCCGCCTTCAAGCAGGCGCTCGGCGACAAGGTGGGGATCTACCGGTTCGGGAACTGCACGGTCCCGCTGGACGAGTCGCTGGCCCAGGTCACCGTCGACCTGTCCGGCCGGCCCTACCTCGTGCACACCGAGCCCGAGAAGATGGCGCCGATGATCGGCGAGTACGACACCACGATGACCCGGCACATCCTGGAGTCCTTCGTCGCCCAGGCCCAGATCGCGCTGCACGTGCACGTGCCCTACGGGCGCAACGCGCACCACATCGTGGAGTGCCAGTTCAAGGCGCTCGCGCGGGCGCTGCGCTACGCCTCCGAGCGCGACCCGCGCGCGGCCGGCATCCTCCCCTCCACGAAGGGCGCGCTGTGACCGGCCTGTCGACCCTGCTGATCGTCGTCGGCCTCTTCCTGGCCGGCGGCATCTACTCCTTCGTCAAGCAGCAGATGCCGAAGAGCCTCATCGTGCTGCTGTCGATCGGCGCCGCGATGTGTCTCGTCGCCGGCGTCATGAGGCTGGAGGTCTGGAATTGAGCGCAGCCACGAAGGTCGTGGTCTTCGACTACGGCTTCGGCAACGTCCGCTCCGCCGAGCGTGCCCTCGCCCGCACGGGCGCCGAGGTCGAGATCACCCGTGACTACGACAAGGCCATGAACGCCGACGGGCTGCTGGTACCGGGCGTCGGGGCCTTCGCCGCCTGCATGCAGGGCCTCAAGGAGGCCCGCGGGGACTGGATCATCGGCCGCCGGCTGGCGGGTGGCCGTCCCGTGATGGGCATCTGCGTCGGCATGCAGATCCTGTTCGCTCGCGGCATCGAGCACGGCGTCGAGACCGAGGGCCTCGACGAGTGGCCCGGCGCGGTCGAGCCGCTGCAGGCCGACATCGTGCCCCACATGGGCTGGAACACCGTCGAGGCACCGGTCGGCTCCGAGCTGTTCGCGGGGCTGGACACGGACGCCCGCTTCTACTTCGTGCACTCCTACGCCGTGCACGACTGGAGCCTGGAGACCGGGAACCCGGCGCTGCGCCCCCCGCTGGTCACCTGGTCGACGCACGGCAAGCCCTTCGTGGCCGCCGTGGAGAACGGCGCCCTGTGGGCCACGCAGTTCCACCCCGAGAAGTCCGGCGACGCCGGAGCCCAGCTCCTCACCAACTGGATCGGAACACTGTGAGCAAGCTCGAACTGCTTCCGGCCGTCGACGTCCGCGACGGCCAGGCCGTCCGCCTGGTGCACGGCGAGTCCGGCACCGAGACCTCGTACGGTTCCCCGCTCGAGGCCGCCCTCGCCTGGCAGCGGTCGGGCGCCGAGTGGCTGCACCTGGTCGACCTGGACGCGGCGTTCGGCACCGGCGACAACCGGGCGCTGATCTCCGAGGTGGCCGGGGCGATGGACATCAAGGTGGAGCTGTCCGGCGGTATCCGCGACGACGACACGCTGGCCGCCGCCCTGGCCACCGGCTGCACCCGGGTGAATCTCGGCACGGCCGCCCTGGAGACCCCGGAGTGGGTCGCCAAGGTGATCGCCCAGCACGGCGACAAGATCGCGGTCGGTCTCGACGTACGGGGCACGACCCTGCGCGGCCGCGGCTGGACGCGGGACGGCGGCGACCTCTACGAGATGCTGGAGCGCCTCAACTCCGAGGGCTGCGCGCGGTACGTGGTGACGGACATCGCCAAGGACGGCACGCTCCAGGGCCCGAACCTGGAGCTGCTGAGGAACGTCTGCGCGGCCACCGACCGCCCGGTCGTCGCCTCCGGTGGCGTGTCCTCCCTGGACGACCTGCGCGCCATCGCCGAGCTGGTGCCGCTCGGTGTCGAGGGCTCGATCGTCGGGAAGGCCCTGTACGCGAAGGCGTTCACCCTGGAAGAGGCCCTGGAGGCGGTAGCCAAGTGAGCGATGTGCGACGCGTGACGACCGGTGCGCCCTGGGAGGACGCCTTCGGCTACTCCCGCGCGGTGGAGCTGCCGAACGGTCTGGTGCTGATCTCCGGCTGCACGTCGATCGTGGACGGCGAGATCGCCGGGGGCGATCCGTACGAGCAGACGGTCAACTCCTTCAACGTCGCGTTCGCGGCGCTGGAGCAGCTGGGTCTGGGCCGGGAGGACGTCGTGCGTACGCGCATGTACATCACCCACGCCCGGGACGTGGAGGACGTCGGACGGGCGCACAAGGAGCTGTTCGACGCCGTCCGGCCGGCCGCCTCCATGCTCATCGTCTCCGGCTTCGTGGACCCCAGCCTGGTCGTCGAGGTCGAGGTGGAGGCGTTCCGGGGGGTGTCCGCATGACCCTGGCCGTACGCGTGATCCCCTGCCTGGACGTGGACAACGGCCGGGTCGTCAAGGGCGTCAACTTCCAGAACCTGCGCGACGCGGGCGACCCCGTCGAGATGGCGAAGGTGTACGACGCCGAGGGTGCCGACGAGCTGACGTTCCTGGACATCACGGCCTCGTCGGGCAACCGCGAGACCACCTACGACGTGGTGCGCCGCACGGCCGAGCAGGTCTTCATCCCGCTCACGGTCGGCGGCGGCGTCCGCACGGCCGAGGACGTGGACAAGCTGCTGCGGGCGGGCGCGGACAAGGTGGGCGTCAACACGGCCGCCATCGCCCGCCCGGATCTCATCCGCGAGATCGCGGAGCGCTTCGGCCGTCAGGTGCTGGTCCTGTCCGTGGACGCCCGGCGTACGGAGTCCGGCTCCTTCGAGGTGACCACGCACGGCGGCCGCAAGGGCACCGGGATCGACGCCGTCGAGTGGGCGCACCGGGCCGCCGAGCTCGGCGCGGGCGAGATCCTGCTCAACTCGATGGACGCGGACGGCACGAAGGACGGCTACGACCTGGAGATGATCGCGGCCGTCCGCAAGCACGTGAGTGTTCCCGTGATCGCCTCCGGCGGCGCGGGCCGGCTGGCCGACTTCGCGCCGGCCGTCGCGGCGGGCGCGGACGCGGTGCTGGCGGCGTCCGTGTTCCACTTCGGCGATCTGCGGATCGGCGAGGTGAAGGACGCACTTCGGGAGGCGGGCCGACCCGTCAGGTGACGTCGGCCCGGCCCCGTGCTGTTCCGCAGAGCCCCGGTCACACGGCCGGGGCTCTGTCGTGCGGAGACGCGGACACCGAAAGAGAAGTTGCGCAAAACAAGTTGCGCAATATTTATTGTGCAGTTTTTCTTTCGCGTCTAGGATGAGGGCATGGCTCGCATGGAGAACCGCCCCATCACGGACCTGGGCACCCTCAAGGCCCTCGCCCACCCGCTGCGCATGCAGCTCTACCGGGGTCTGTGCGTGGCCGGTACGGCGACCGCCTCACAGCTGGCCGACCAGGTCGACGAGGCCGTGTCACTGGTCAGCTACCACCTGCGGAAGCTGGCCGAGCACGGGCTGATCGAGGCGGCCGAAGCGCAGAGCGGGGACGGCCGGGAGCGCTGGTGGCAGCCCTCCTCGGAGGGCGTGAGCGTCCGCGACCAGGACTTCCGGGACGCCCCGGAGCGAGCCGCCGCCCACCTCGCGGCCACCCGGCTCTTCCACGACCAGCGCGCCGCCATGTACCGCCGCTACCTCGACGAACGGCCCACCTGGGGCCCCGAATGGAACTCCGCCGCCCCCGACAGTGAGTCCCTGCTGCGGCTCACCGCCACCGAACTCGACGAGCTGCGCGCCGAGTTGCTGGCCCTCGCCAGGAAGTACGACGAGCTGGGCCGGGCCGCCGAGGCCGCCGGCGACACCGAAGGGCGCGAGAACGTCGCGCTGCACGTGTACGGATTCCCGTTCCGCGTCTGAGGAAGGCCACGTCCGTGACCCCCATCGCGCCCGCCGTGTCCGAACGGCTCGCCCCCGAACTCCCCGCCCACCGCGACGGCAACGTCCTGCGCTGGCTCGC
It includes:
- a CDS encoding LON peptidase substrate-binding domain-containing protein; translated protein: MTSVRLPLFPLNSVLFPGLVLPLNIFEERYRAMMRELIKTPEDEPRRFAVVAIRDGHEVARSAPGLPDPTAVPERGPAAGFGTDPLKAFSAIGCVADAATIRERADGSFEVLATGTTRVRLVSVDASGPFLTAELEELPEDPGDEAGALAEGVLRAFRQYQKRLAGARERSLSTGADLPDDPSVVSYLVAAAMMLDTPTKQRLLQAPDTASRLRDELKLLRAETAIIRNLPSLPASELTRGPTSLN
- a CDS encoding histidinol-phosphate transaminase encodes the protein MNFGIDDLPVRDELRGKSPYGAPQLDVPVRLNTNENPYPLPEALVERITERVREAARNLNRYPDRDAVELRTQLARYLTDTSGHEVGLANLWAANGSNEVIQQLLQTFGGPGRTAIGFEPSYSMHGLIARGTGTGWISGPRNEDFTIDLAAAEKAVAEHGPDVVFVTTPNNPTGTAVPPETVIALYEAAQAAKPSMVVVDEAYVEFSHGDSLLPLIEGRPNLVVSRTMSKAFGAAGLRLGYLAAHPAVVDAVQLVRLPYHLSAVTQATALAALEHTGTLLGYVEQLKSERDRLVTELVAMGYEVTASDANFVQFGRFDDAHEVWQQILDRGVLVRDNGVPGRLRVTAGTPAENDAFLDAVRELVSYVGGTPTPPKEQSA
- the hisD gene encoding histidinol dehydrogenase, whose product is MISRIDLRGDALPEGPALRDLLPRADFDVAAALEKVRPICEAVHHRGDAALIDFAEKFDGVRLESVRVPARAIADALEALDPAVRAALEESIRRARLVHREQRRTGHTTQVVPGGSVTEKWVPVERVGLYAPGGRSVYPSSVIMNVVPAQEAGVGSIALASPAQADFGGLPHPTILAACALLGVDEVYAAGGATAVAMFAYGTESCPPANMVTGPGNIWVAAAKRYFTGKIGIDAEAGPTEIAVLADDSADPVHVAADLISQAEHDPLAAAVLVTDSLALAEAVEKELEPQVAATKHIDDRIVPALKGRQSAIVLVDGVDEGLRVVDAYGAEHLEIQTADAAAVADRVKNAGAIFIGPWAPVSLGDYAAGSNHVLPTGGCACHSSGLSVQSFLRGIHIVDYTRDALAEVAHHVVTLAEAEDLPAHGAAIKARFGWKVPASK
- the hisH gene encoding imidazole glycerol phosphate synthase subunit HisH, with product MELSAATKVVVFDYGFGNVRSAERALARTGAEVEITRDYDKAMNADGLLVPGVGAFAACMQGLKEARGDWIIGRRLAGGRPVMGICVGMQILFARGIEHGVETEGLDEWPGAVEPLQADIVPHMGWNTVEAPVGSELFAGLDTDARFYFVHSYAVHDWSLETGNPALRPPLVTWSTHGKPFVAAVENGALWATQFHPEKSGDAGAQLLTNWIGTL
- the hisF gene encoding imidazole glycerol phosphate synthase subunit HisF; amino-acid sequence: MTLAVRVIPCLDVDNGRVVKGVNFQNLRDAGDPVEMAKVYDAEGADELTFLDITASSGNRETTYDVVRRTAEQVFIPLTVGGGVRTAEDVDKLLRAGADKVGVNTAAIARPDLIREIAERFGRQVLVLSVDARRTESGSFEVTTHGGRKGTGIDAVEWAHRAAELGAGEILLNSMDADGTKDGYDLEMIAAVRKHVSVPVIASGGAGRLADFAPAVAAGADAVLAASVFHFGDLRIGEVKDALREAGRPVR
- a CDS encoding oxidoreductase, with protein sequence MNEGAGIRGGDLPNELTAAEAGMWQAFRNGSVYDLSSGDTVVDDPHGGHPWGVERTVRARIVCWLLLDGPPALAGRVSSLKLAGVQISGVLDLAGGTVVPYVEMRGCRFEREVLVPEAHFTTARLVDCSVPRLEAARVHTEGDLHLPRCRFHNGVRLTDAHIGTDLLMNQAIVHRDRSGRSIAADGITVGQDLQAELLESEGELSLRSAKIGVSLSLRGARLSNPYGPLALNAPQLTVGRTLYLTPAGVGASMLSGATPARGTRIQRFECRGGVRLDDGRFGDALDLERARFIFTDDQELSLRRVQVPELRFLGERPRRGKVVLSGARVVNLVDRASAWPGPGNLHMGGFGYENLVPQGPFPLTERVEWVAAATAEYNPEPYERLAAVLRTGGEDEDAREVLLAKQRRRRESLPLAAKLWGYVQDWTVAYGYRPGRAAVWMAVLWAAGSLAFAHAGAPPASGGAHPVWNPALFALDLLLPVIDFGQAGSWQLRGGWQWLAAALVLLGWILATTVAAGATRLLRRN
- the hisB gene encoding imidazoleglycerol-phosphate dehydratase HisB; amino-acid sequence: MTREGRVGRVERTTKETSVVVEIDLDGTGQVDVATGVGFYDHMLDQLGRHGLFDLTVKTEGDLHIDSHHTIEDTALALGAAFKQALGDKVGIYRFGNCTVPLDESLAQVTVDLSGRPYLVHTEPEKMAPMIGEYDTTMTRHILESFVAQAQIALHVHVPYGRNAHHIVECQFKALARALRYASERDPRAAGILPSTKGAL
- a CDS encoding ArsR/SmtB family transcription factor, with product MARMENRPITDLGTLKALAHPLRMQLYRGLCVAGTATASQLADQVDEAVSLVSYHLRKLAEHGLIEAAEAQSGDGRERWWQPSSEGVSVRDQDFRDAPERAAAHLAATRLFHDQRAAMYRRYLDERPTWGPEWNSAAPDSESLLRLTATELDELRAELLALARKYDELGRAAEAAGDTEGRENVALHVYGFPFRV
- the priA gene encoding bifunctional 1-(5-phosphoribosyl)-5-((5-phosphoribosylamino)methylideneamino)imidazole-4-carboxamide isomerase/phosphoribosylanthranilate isomerase PriA, translating into MSKLELLPAVDVRDGQAVRLVHGESGTETSYGSPLEAALAWQRSGAEWLHLVDLDAAFGTGDNRALISEVAGAMDIKVELSGGIRDDDTLAAALATGCTRVNLGTAALETPEWVAKVIAQHGDKIAVGLDVRGTTLRGRGWTRDGGDLYEMLERLNSEGCARYVVTDIAKDGTLQGPNLELLRNVCAATDRPVVASGGVSSLDDLRAIAELVPLGVEGSIVGKALYAKAFTLEEALEAVAK
- a CDS encoding RidA family protein, translated to MSDVRRVTTGAPWEDAFGYSRAVELPNGLVLISGCTSIVDGEIAGGDPYEQTVNSFNVAFAALEQLGLGREDVVRTRMYITHARDVEDVGRAHKELFDAVRPAASMLIVSGFVDPSLVVEVEVEAFRGVSA